DNA from Podospora pseudopauciseta strain CBS 411.78 chromosome 5 map unlocalized CBS411.78m_5, whole genome shotgun sequence:
CAGTTCATATCCTGGTTGATGTTCAAGACCCAGCTGCCAAGAAGTGGACTCCGGTAGGTTTCTCATCGCCCCTCTTGAATATTGCTTTCCAGATTTTCCATCCTCACTGACAATTATGAAGATCTGGGTTGGCAAGTACATGCTCCTCAAGGGCGCCCACGGAGAATATCAACCCATCGTGACCGTCAACATTTGGTATTAGCAAGGCGATCAGACAGCGGCCATGGGTTCCACCCAGGTCACATCAGCTCTGCCGTACGACATGCCGGCTGCGCGCCCCGTTTACTTTTCCTATGATGCTGTCAAAGGAAAATGGCGTACCCCTGATGACCAGCCGTTCGAGTTCCGTTGAGTGCCTAGGTGCGTGTGTGGGATCCATGTGGTAATCTTGAAGAAGATAGCCAGGGGCAGTGGAGGAAGGACGACGAGAGAGACATGATTAGGGGTACACGTATACAGTCTCGGTTttggaaaaaaaggaacaaTGACTTAGATAGATGCCAGCACCTGTGGCAACGACAATACAAGTCCCATCGATCCGTGTCTCGTTGAACTATCCCCAACCTGAATATCTTGTTTTCCACATATGCGCATGTCCAAGGGACGGGACTTGTGCAGATGTAGTTATCGACATCATGTGTAACCTTGTGGAACCCAGAAACAATGATTGAACCCCTTCCAGGGATGTCAAAAAAGCGCCCATCACAGCTATGATAA
Protein-coding regions in this window:
- a CDS encoding uncharacterized protein (EggNog:ENOG503PYEI), which translates into the protein MPTQYIAEVNQSKEDGEWSAKQENPNAKPDSLNFASNDYAVAVHILVDVQDPAAKKWTPIWVGKYMLLKGAHGEYQPIVTVNIWY